One Azoarcus sp. DN11 DNA segment encodes these proteins:
- the putA gene encoding trifunctional transcriptional regulator/proline dehydrogenase/L-glutamate gamma-semialdehyde dehydrogenase: MSTQNNPTVLAALPVEPRPALRQRIFEAYRSPEPECVPPLVEAARVDATLQRRIHDLARQLVVGLRSKRARSSGVDALMKEFSLSSQEGVALMCLAEALLRVPDKATADRLIRDKLARGDWRAHLGQSPSLFVNAATWGLLITGRLVATRSEEGLASALSKLLTRGGEPLIRKGMDLAMRLLGEQFVTGRTIDEALERGAERETRGYRYSFDMLGEAAMTAADAERYYEDYEHAIHAIGNGSAKRGVVDGNGISVKLSALHPRYHWAQRERVMGELLPRLKQLCELARGYDIGLNIDAEEADRLDISLDLLEALVADPDLAGWDGIGFVVQAYQKRAPFVIDWIADLARREERRLMVRLVKGAYWDAEIKRAQIDGLEGYPVYTRKVYTDVSYLACAKKLLAARDVIYPQFATHNAHSMASIMHMAEGDYRKGDYEFQCLHGMGEPLYDQIVADPALSRLVRIYAPVGSHETLLAYLVRRLLENGANTSFVNLIVDENVPVEELVRDPVALAEPLAGSPHPRIPLPKDLYGQGRRNSRGFDLSSEPVRAAIAGALAASRKARHAAGPLVAGVVVAGSPQPVRNPADLEDIVGEVVEADLAEVEAALRAAEAGAHDWAVRSPVQRAECLERTADLLERDALALIALAVREAGKSWSNAIAELREAVDFCHYYAQQARELDNGLHQPLGPVLCISPWNFPLAIFTGQVAAALVAGNPVLAKPAEQTPLIAAWAVRLFCEAGVPEAAVQLLPGRGEIVGAALVRDARVRGVMFTGSTEVAMIINRTLAERGGDVPLIAETGGQNAMIVDSTALPEQVVGDVLASSFDSAGQRCSALRVLCLQEDIADRVIEMIEGATRELKVGNTADVRVDIGPVIDAEAQAGLARHIEAMRSGGAKLTQLPVPEACAKGTFIPPTMIEIDSLAQLQREVFGPVLHVLRFAARDLPRVVDEINASGYGLTLGIHSRIDETINDIVARAHVGNIYVNRNMIGAVVGVQPFGGEGRSGTGPKAGGPLYLHRLLRRSPGAEFTASVAVPNLFERFAGWVDEAGRALVEGDDTMALRVRAEAYRSHHLVDLRLALPGPTGEDNSLSFKPRGVVAAVAGSMAGYFHQLMAALATGNRVVLGDAALARKLVAALPADVAQRVSTDAKWFDGDFGALLFDGSDAQADAWRVRLARRDGPILPLVRPQPEYDLGRLVAERTVSINTAAAGGNASLMAMGN; encoded by the coding sequence CCCCGAACCGGAATGCGTCCCGCCGCTCGTCGAGGCTGCGCGCGTGGACGCGACGTTGCAGCGGCGCATCCACGACCTCGCGCGCCAGCTCGTCGTCGGCCTGCGCTCCAAGCGCGCCCGGTCGAGCGGCGTCGATGCGCTGATGAAGGAGTTTTCGCTGTCGAGCCAGGAGGGCGTCGCGCTGATGTGCCTCGCCGAGGCGCTGCTGCGCGTGCCGGACAAGGCGACCGCCGATCGCCTGATCCGTGACAAGCTCGCGCGCGGCGACTGGCGCGCCCACCTCGGCCAGAGCCCGTCGCTGTTCGTGAATGCGGCAACCTGGGGGCTGCTGATCACCGGGCGGCTGGTCGCGACGCGCAGCGAGGAAGGACTGGCGAGCGCGCTGTCGAAGCTGCTGACGCGCGGCGGCGAGCCGCTGATCCGCAAGGGCATGGATCTGGCGATGCGCCTGTTGGGCGAGCAGTTCGTGACCGGGCGGACCATCGACGAGGCGCTCGAGCGCGGCGCCGAGCGCGAGACGCGCGGCTACCGCTACTCCTTCGACATGCTGGGCGAGGCCGCGATGACCGCGGCGGACGCCGAGCGCTACTACGAGGACTACGAGCACGCGATCCATGCGATCGGCAACGGCTCGGCCAAGCGCGGCGTGGTCGACGGCAACGGCATCTCGGTGAAGCTCTCGGCGCTGCATCCGCGCTACCACTGGGCGCAGCGCGAGCGCGTGATGGGTGAGTTGCTGCCCCGGCTCAAGCAGCTGTGCGAGCTCGCGCGCGGCTACGACATCGGTCTCAACATCGACGCCGAGGAGGCCGACCGGCTGGATATCTCGCTGGATCTCCTCGAGGCGCTGGTCGCGGACCCGGATCTCGCGGGCTGGGACGGCATCGGCTTCGTCGTGCAGGCCTACCAGAAGCGCGCGCCTTTCGTGATCGACTGGATCGCCGATCTCGCCCGCCGCGAGGAGCGCCGCCTGATGGTGCGCCTGGTGAAGGGCGCGTACTGGGACGCCGAGATCAAGCGCGCGCAGATCGACGGGCTGGAGGGCTATCCGGTCTATACGCGCAAGGTGTACACGGACGTGTCCTATCTCGCGTGCGCGAAGAAGCTCCTGGCTGCGCGCGACGTGATCTACCCGCAGTTCGCGACGCACAACGCGCACTCGATGGCCTCGATCATGCACATGGCCGAGGGCGATTATCGCAAGGGTGACTACGAGTTCCAGTGCCTGCACGGCATGGGCGAGCCGCTGTACGACCAGATCGTCGCCGACCCGGCGCTGAGCCGCCTGGTGCGCATCTACGCGCCGGTGGGCAGCCACGAGACGCTGCTTGCGTACCTCGTGCGCCGCCTGCTGGAGAACGGCGCGAACACCAGCTTCGTGAACCTGATCGTGGATGAGAACGTGCCGGTCGAGGAGCTCGTGCGCGATCCGGTGGCGCTGGCCGAGCCGCTCGCCGGCTCGCCGCATCCGCGCATCCCGCTGCCGAAGGACCTGTACGGTCAGGGGCGGCGCAATTCGCGGGGCTTCGACCTGTCGAGCGAGCCGGTACGCGCGGCCATCGCCGGAGCGCTGGCGGCAAGCCGCAAGGCGCGCCATGCGGCCGGGCCGCTCGTGGCCGGTGTCGTCGTCGCGGGCTCGCCGCAGCCGGTGCGCAATCCGGCCGATCTCGAGGACATCGTCGGCGAGGTGGTCGAAGCCGATCTGGCGGAGGTCGAGGCCGCGCTGCGTGCCGCCGAGGCGGGGGCGCACGACTGGGCAGTGCGTTCACCCGTGCAGCGCGCCGAGTGCCTGGAGCGCACGGCGGATCTCCTCGAACGCGATGCGCTGGCGCTGATCGCACTGGCGGTGCGCGAGGCGGGCAAGTCGTGGTCGAACGCGATCGCCGAGTTGCGTGAAGCCGTGGATTTCTGCCACTACTATGCGCAGCAGGCGCGCGAACTGGACAACGGACTGCACCAGCCGCTGGGGCCGGTGCTGTGCATCAGCCCGTGGAACTTCCCGCTCGCGATCTTCACCGGGCAGGTGGCTGCGGCGCTCGTCGCGGGCAACCCGGTGCTGGCGAAGCCGGCCGAGCAGACGCCGCTGATCGCCGCGTGGGCGGTGCGCCTGTTCTGCGAGGCGGGCGTGCCGGAGGCTGCGGTGCAGCTGCTGCCGGGCCGCGGCGAGATCGTCGGGGCGGCGCTGGTGCGCGACGCACGCGTGCGCGGCGTGATGTTCACGGGCTCGACCGAGGTCGCGATGATCATCAACCGCACGCTCGCGGAGCGCGGCGGCGACGTGCCGCTGATCGCCGAGACCGGCGGCCAGAACGCAATGATCGTCGATTCGACGGCGCTGCCCGAACAGGTCGTCGGCGACGTGCTCGCGTCGAGCTTCGACTCGGCCGGCCAGCGCTGCTCCGCGCTGCGCGTGCTGTGCCTGCAGGAGGACATCGCCGATCGCGTGATCGAGATGATCGAAGGCGCGACGCGCGAGCTGAAGGTCGGCAACACCGCGGACGTGCGGGTGGACATCGGCCCGGTGATCGATGCCGAGGCGCAGGCGGGGCTGGCGCGCCACATCGAGGCGATGCGCAGCGGCGGCGCGAAGCTGACCCAGCTGCCGGTGCCGGAGGCCTGCGCGAAGGGCACCTTCATTCCGCCGACGATGATCGAGATCGATTCGCTCGCGCAGCTGCAGCGCGAAGTGTTCGGCCCGGTGCTGCATGTGCTGCGGTTTGCCGCGCGCGATCTGCCGCGGGTGGTCGACGAGATCAACGCGAGCGGTTACGGCCTCACGCTGGGCATCCACTCGCGCATCGACGAGACGATCAACGACATCGTCGCGCGCGCCCATGTCGGCAACATCTACGTGAACCGCAACATGATCGGCGCGGTCGTCGGCGTGCAGCCTTTCGGCGGCGAGGGGCGTTCCGGCACCGGGCCGAAGGCGGGCGGCCCCTTGTACCTGCACCGCCTGCTGCGCCGCAGCCCGGGGGCGGAGTTTACGGCATCGGTTGCAGTGCCCAACCTCTTCGAACGCTTCGCCGGCTGGGTCGATGAAGCGGGGCGCGCGCTGGTCGAGGGCGACGACACGATGGCGCTGCGCGTGCGCGCCGAAGCCTATCGCAGCCATCACCTCGTCGACCTGCGCCTCGCGCTGCCCGGGCCGACCGGCGAGGACAACAGCCTGAGCTTCAAGCCGCGCGGCGTCGTCGCGGCGGTCGCGGGCTCGATGGCGGGGTACTTCCATCAGCTGATGGCGGCGCTGGCGACGGGCAACCGCGTGGTGCTCGGCGACGCTGCGCTCGCCCGCAAGCTCGTCGCGGCGCTTCCCGCGGACGTGGCGCAGCGCGTGAGCACCGATGCGAAGTGGTTCGACGGCGACTTCGGTGCCTTGCTCTTCGACGGCAGCGACGCGCAGGCCGACGCGTGGCGCGTGCGCCTCGCGCGCCGCGACGGCCCCATCCTGCCGCTGGTGCGCCCGCAGCCCGAGTACGACCTCGGCCGCCTCGTGGCCGAGCGCACCGTGAGCATCAACACCGCGGCCGCGGGCGGCAATGCCAGCCTGATGGCGATGGGTAACTGA